DNA from Leptospira mayottensis 200901116:
CGGTGAACTGCTTCATGATCGGAGAAAGAAATTCCATCATGAATTCTCGGGATCGTTGTTCAGGAGAGGTATAAACTCCCACGGTTTCCAAGAGATTCGGTTCTTTGAATACTTCCATAACCGGAGGCATCGGAGTTACCGAAGAGAGATGTAAAAATTTTTGAAGAATCTTTTTAGCTTCTTCTTCTGTCATTCCGGAACGTTTGAACAAATGAATGTTTTCAAAAAATTCCTTTTGCCATTTGCCTACGCTGGATTCTTTTTCAGCCATCGTATTACCTTCCTGGTATGTCCAAAATAAATTCTTTATAACCGTCTCTCAAAACGAGAATCGGAATTAATTCGTATTCCAATAGATTCTATAAACAGGTTCGGAATTTAAGATCGTTTTTGGAATCTCCGAACGAAAGGAAATTTCCGATTTTCAACGTTCCCGGAATTTCCCGGGCAAAACCCTTTGAAAGTGTTTGCCGATGTCATTGGATAAAAATCTTACGACGGAAAGAATCTCTTGATCGGTTGATAATCATTCGTTTACATTGGAATTGTCATTCTATTTTTTTAAAAAGGTTTGAAATCTGACGTCTCGGTTTTGAACTGTATTTTGAAACTGAAGTCTTCCAAAACATGAATCAAAATCTTCCAGAACCCAGCCAGAAAAAGTGGATCCCGGATGGGTTTCATTTTCTCGGTCCTGAAGACAGCAAGGACAGAAGAATTGTATTAGAAACCGTATCCGAAATTCTTAAAAAAAAAGGCTACTCGGAAGTATTCTTACCCGCATTTGATTATAGTTCAACGTTTCTCCAGACGATTTCCGCTCCAGATTCTTCGTCTTTGTTTCGAATCCGAGATCTTTCCGGAAATGAAATTTCACCTAGCATCGATCTGACCGTTCAAGCGGTCAAGGGAATGGCCGGTTTTTCTCATCAAAGGGAAAATCAAAATATTTTCTATATAGGAAAAATTTTCAGAGAAAGCGCAAAAGGAAGCGTGTCTCGGAAAGAAGTCCTTCAAATCGGAGCCGAGTCGATCGGAGCTTCTGGAAATGAAAACACATTCAAAATTTTGGAAGAACTAAACGAAATCGTTAGCGTTCTTCCTCTCGAAGACAAATTGACTCTCGTTTTAGGAAACGTGAATTTGTTTCATTCTATCGTTCGGGAATTCGAGTTGAGTCCAAGTGAAATCGAAATCCTTTCCA
Protein-coding regions in this window:
- a CDS encoding ATP phosphoribosyltransferase regulatory subunit; its protein translation is MNQNLPEPSQKKWIPDGFHFLGPEDSKDRRIVLETVSEILKKKGYSEVFLPAFDYSSTFLQTISAPDSSSLFRIRDLSGNEISPSIDLTVQAVKGMAGFSHQRENQNIFYIGKIFRESAKGSVSRKEVLQIGAESIGASGNENTFKILEELNEIVSVLPLEDKLTLVLGNVNLFHSIVREFELSPSEIEILSTLLYQKNVNEIERIFGEKKNHSVLIRLLNALVLNFDLDSLKNSLKISSLSEGLRKNLNSVLEDTFWIFQSWESKKRKIDLCIDFSLLRDLNYYTGFVFQGYLQGSPNPVLTGGAYDHLYEMFSGVQRDASGYALVVNILEASLKNHLSDSKS